Below is a genomic region from Enterobacteriaceae endosymbiont of Donacia cinerea.
TTTTTTGTTTCAATTAAATATTTTTGCACATATTTTCTCTCTCACATTTTTAATATTTATTAATAATATATTTTATTAAATAAATTTTACTTTTAAAAATTTTTAAATTATTATATATATAATTATATTAATTTTTTTATTATTAAAAATAAAGTAGAAAATTTCATGCAAATTTTTGATAAAATTAAAAAACAAATTAATAATAATCGTGTAATTTTATATATGAAAGGAGATCCAAAAAATCCTCAATGTGGTTTTTCTGATAGAGCTGTTAAAATTATTTTATTTTATAAAATTAAATTTACTTATATTGATGTTTTAAAAAATCCAGATATTAGAAAATATTTACCGAAATATGCTAACTGGCCAACGTTTCCCCAATTATGGGTGCAAAATAAATTAATAGGGGGTTATGATATTTTATATACGTTACATAATAACGGTGAATTAAAAAATATTTTAGATTTTAAAAAAGAATAATTTATATATTTTATGAAATATTAAGAATAAATAGGAGGCCATCCACCTTTTTTTTTCCATTTATTTACTAGTTTACAAAATAATTTAGCAGTACGATTAGTATCATATAATGCTGAATGTGCTTGATTATTATCAAATGATATATTAAGTGCATGACAAGATTTAGCTAAAACAGTTTGACCTAAAATTAAGCCACACATTGAAGCTGTATCAAATATTACAAAAGAGTGAAATGGGTTATATCTTTCCATTTTTGTTCTTTTAATGGCTTCCATAATAAAACTATGATCAAAACTAGCATTATGAGCTACTATAACTGCTTTTTTACATCTATTTATTTTTATATCTTGAGAAATTTTTTTAAAAATAATTTTTAATGCTTCTTTTTCAGCTATAGCTCCTCTTAAGGAGGTGTTAATATTAATACCATTAAAAGCTAATGCTTCTGGAGAAATATTTGAACCTTTAAATGGTAAGATATGAAAATGTAATGTTTCATTTTTTTTTAACCAACCATTATGCATTTTTAATGTGATTAAACTTATTTCTAATATAGCATTGTATTTAGAATTAAATCCTGAAGTTTCTATATCAATTACAACAGGATAAAAACCTCTAAATCTATAAGATAATAAGTCTAATTTTGATAAGTTATTCATTTTTATTCTTTGAACTTTTATTTAAATATATTTCATATTAATATTATATAAATAGATAAGTTATACTTTTATAAAAAAAAATACAAGTATAAAATATTTTTTATATTTATGTTTTTAAAAATATTAATATTTTAATAAAATTATTTTATTTAAAATAATTTTAGTGAATTAAAGGCGATAAAAATGTTAACAAAAGTAATTAAATTTAAAAAAAATAATTTTTCATTTTATGTAATTTATTTATATAATAGTGAACCTGAACTTATATTTAATGAAATTAAAAAAAAAATAAATCATTCTCCTATTTTTTTTAAAAATATGTCAGTTATTATTAATATTTATTATATAAAAAATGAAATAAATTGGAAAAAAGTTTATAATGCTATTATTGCTACAGGAATTAATATTATAGGAGTAAGTGGTTGTAATAATAAAAATATAATTAAAAATATAAATAGTACAGGGTTACCTATTTTATTTACAAATAATAAAAATAATAAAAAAATTAATAATATTGATATTAATAATCAAAAAAATAATACTAATAATATAGTACCAAAATCCATTATTAAAATAATAAAAGAAAAAAGTTCATTATCATCAAATAAAAATATTAATTTTAATAAAAGTAAAATTATTTTTAATCCTATTAGATCTGGACAACAAATTTATGCTTATAATAGTGATTTAATCATTATAAATAATGTTAGTACAGGAGCTGAATTAATAGCAGATGGTAATATTCATGTTTATGGTTTTATGAGAGGAAAAGCTTTATCTGGAGCTAATGGAGATAAAAATTGTCAAATTTTTTGTAATCAATTATTTGCTGAAATGTTATCTATTGCTGGTGAATATTTACTTCAAGATCAAATTCCTAATAAATTTTTAGGAAAATCATCAAGAATATATTTAAAAAATAAAGTATTAACAATAAAATTATGTAATTAACTTTTATTTAAATTTCATATTAAAGGAAATTCTAATGCGTATAATTGTTGTTACTTCAGGTAAAGGTGGAGTAGGTAAAACTACTTCAAGTGCTGCTATAGCTACAGGATTATCTAGAAATGGTAAAAAAACAGCTGTTATTGATTTTGATATTGGATTACGTAATCTTGATCTAATTATGGGATGTGAAAGAAGAGTTGTTTATGATTTTATTAATGTTTTACAAGGTGAAGCGACATTAAATCAGGCATTAATAAAAGATAAAAAAAATAAAAATTTATACATTTTACCTGCTTCACAAACAAAAAATAAAGATGCCTTAACTTATAAGGGGGTCGAAATAATTTTTAAAAATTTATATACCATGAATTTTGATTTTATCATTTGTGATTCACCTGCAGGAATTGAAACTGGAGCTTTAACTGCATTATATTTTGCAGATGAAGCAATTATTACTACTAATCCTGAAATTTCTTCTATTAGAGATTCTGATAGAATTTTAGGTATTATTTCTTCACAATCTAAAAGAGCTAAATATGGTGAAGAACCTATAAAAGAATATTTATTATTAACACGTTATAATCCTGTTAGGGTAGATTGTGGCGATATGTTAAGTATTGATGATATTATCGAAATTTTAGGTATTAAAATAATAGGAGTTATTCCAGAAGATCCTTTAGTTTTAAGAGCATCAAATCAAGGTAAAAGTATTATTTTAAATAATAATTCTAATGCTTCACTAGCATATAATGATACCGTAAAAC
It encodes:
- the grxD gene encoding Grx4 family monothiol glutaredoxin; protein product: MQIFDKIKKQINNNRVILYMKGDPKNPQCGFSDRAVKIILFYKIKFTYIDVLKNPDIRKYLPKYANWPTFPQLWVQNKLIGGYDILYTLHNNGELKNILDFKKE
- the rnt gene encoding ribonuclease T, encoding MNNLSKLDLLSYRFRGFYPVVIDIETSGFNSKYNAILEISLITLKMHNGWLKKNETLHFHILPFKGSNISPEALAFNGININTSLRGAIAEKEALKIIFKKISQDIKINRCKKAVIVAHNASFDHSFIMEAIKRTKMERYNPFHSFVIFDTASMCGLILGQTVLAKSCHALNISFDNNQAHSALYDTNRTAKLFCKLVNKWKKKGGWPPIYS
- the minC gene encoding septum site-determining protein MinC, translating into MLTKVIKFKKNNFSFYVIYLYNSEPELIFNEIKKKINHSPIFFKNMSVIINIYYIKNEINWKKVYNAIIATGINIIGVSGCNNKNIIKNINSTGLPILFTNNKNNKKINNIDINNQKNNTNNIVPKSIIKIIKEKSSLSSNKNINFNKSKIIFNPIRSGQQIYAYNSDLIIINNVSTGAELIADGNIHVYGFMRGKALSGANGDKNCQIFCNQLFAEMLSIAGEYLLQDQIPNKFLGKSSRIYLKNKVLTIKLCN
- the minD gene encoding septum site-determining protein MinD, giving the protein MRIIVVTSGKGGVGKTTSSAAIATGLSRNGKKTAVIDFDIGLRNLDLIMGCERRVVYDFINVLQGEATLNQALIKDKKNKNLYILPASQTKNKDALTYKGVEIIFKNLYTMNFDFIICDSPAGIETGALTALYFADEAIITTNPEISSIRDSDRILGIISSQSKRAKYGEEPIKEYLLLTRYNPVRVDCGDMLSIDDIIEILGIKIIGVIPEDPLVLRASNQGKSIILNNNSNASLAYNDTVKRLLGEKIPLRFIKIEKKNFLQRLFWR